Genomic window (Tachysurus fulvidraco isolate hzauxx_2018 chromosome 20, HZAU_PFXX_2.0, whole genome shotgun sequence):
ACTTGTAAAGTAAACTTTATATTAGATGTGTAAGCTTCTGCTTACGTGCTGCAATTCAGCAGATAGTAAACACTCCACATCCACTATGGagcaaattttttaaaatacatttttgtttatcacTGGAATGGGGAAAGGGATGTTGATGTAACAAAAAATTAAAGTAACTAATAAGTAAATCCTGCTCCCAGACTCTTTTTTTCACATTGGGAATGGAACTATATGCAAAGCTGAGGACAGATCAATAAGTATGTTAAATTGAGTTTATGTGAACCGGAAGTTGAACACCATTATATGTTAATGGAAATATGGAAGTAATAGCAGACTTAATATTGATTATTAAATTGTACTATAGTTTCTTACTACagaaaagaacatttaaaaagcatTGCTTTAAGGCAATATTTATAATGTGTAAACATCAGTTATAATTCACTGTATCAAGTAGGTTTGAAATTAATGAAAACCTAAGATTTAAAATACAATAGTAGTTCATTAACTAATCCCTTAGTGTGAATGCAAATGCTAATAGACAAGAAGGGAAAATGCAGTTTAAAAATGTGTATGGCTGCCACAAGAATTTTCCACTATAGCTTTCAACCAGGATTTCCAATACCGAGGTCCTTCAGAGTGATCAAAATATGAATGCCCATTCAGTCAGTATTCCTTTTGATACAGTATatagccaaatgtttgtggacacctgccCAATCATACccatattcacattttaaacatcCCATTTCATAAACTCCATTTTTAGCCAGCTGTTCCTCCAGaggttagtgtgtgagtgcaagGATAGCACTAAGGTCAGATACTGATGTTAGCATTACAATTTATCCCACAGATGTTGAGTGCAATTGCATAATAATTCCACTCCATGGGATGCTCAACAATCTCACATGGGTTTGATACGAGGTTTCCCCCTAttttcagtcatatattctgaaTGCATACATTTACATGCCATAGACAACATTTAACTTGGCAAACATACTAATATATTAAACCACACTAAAAATTCAGGTgggtattgtgtagtgttgtaagTCATGAGGTGACTTGTATCAGTATAAATGAAATGTGAATATTCTGAtacagataattaaataatttagcaAATAAATGGCAAAAAAGTTATTTGTTAGAAGTTATTTGTTGTACAATCAGTTTGTAATGCCTTAAATCTCTGCTAGTAAAAGTCTAAAAGTCtcatgtattttaataaaatattttgttttagatATTATTGTTTCATCACTTACACGATCTTATACACAATGCATAATGTTTATGGTGGGATAAGCTCTTAACAATTTACAGTAAGAATTCCATTCTGGGataaaatttgcataaaatgttACTGAACTTGGATTATGGAAGATAAAATTAACGTAATcctcgtgtgtttgtgtgtgatggagggAAAATCCCAATCTATATACttcttacatacagtatgtacagctACATTAAGAAAAAATTTGATACAACTTTTGGATTGTGGAATGACAAATGCCATTTCATCCTTCATTCAAAATATTCCAGCTTAAACAGTTAAATCGACaattttataaacatacacacacacacacacaatctaaacCCAACAATGTTCTCAGTTAGAAAAGAGACATCTGCATTAAATGTGCTACATTCTGGGAAATAAAGGCCAATGTAAGGTCAACTGTAACTTAGAAAGAAACTTCTATAGAGCCATGTGTAACATTCTACTGTTGAGTAATATCCACtttgtacattgaaaattgtaTACTTTAGCTTTGAAAATCAATGGTTTGACATGAAGTCAATCAGACCATGTATGTATAGTGGAAGCTGTGATAACAGTAGTGTTGAGGACAAATCATATTCCACTTGATATGAAAAAGCAGGAATTCTACAAAGGTAAGAGGTAAAGTACATAAGAGTGCGGTTTCACCTTAACATCTAAGTTTTCAGCATGACCAACTGTGTATTCTAGCTCTCTTTTAttgagttattttatttttgcacagcAGTAACTACAATACAAGCTAACCAGAAATGTGTCTCTTCTACAATACCCATGGCATTTCATCCAAGCGTATAATGATTTTGAGCTGTACTTCGTAATCAATGCAaaagattaataaattaattacaaattCATATGCAGTGATTCCAAACAGTCTGATCTTTGTATAACAAATAGCACAATCACAAAGTGCATGTTACACATCTACAGAGGACATGACTCTGTAAAATTAAAACTCTGTAGTAGTAATTTGCTCGTTTCTTAACTTCAGCTAGTGGATAACTTGATCAGCACAGAGACTTTCTGACAGAATATCCTCTCTGTTTCTTAACATCAATTTGATCACACTTTTCAGACAGGTCATAACGGCCACTGCGCAGGTAACAGAGAATTGAATGTTTACATACATCGCTGCAGGGTTCTGACACATGGCCTTTGTGCATAAAGTACCAGAATTGTTGGAAGATTTGGTCATTGGCAACAAAGACTCTGATCAGTGCATCCCAATCAGCAGGGAACATGGTGGGAACACCGTAGGCCTGGGAGGCCCGGTACAACAATGTCCATTTTGGGTCAGGGTCAGGTTTGGGGAACCATGAAGAGTTATCATGAAAACCATTTGCCAAGGTGAGGTTGAGGATAAACGTCTCATGATCCAGGACTAGACGACTGCTGTCAGAGTAGTTACCATCAATATAATACACACGATATCCtacaaaagattaaaaaatattaaagaaaaaatatcaagaTTAAAGCATAAGGTATCTTATTAAGGTGCAAAATTcaaatatgatttttatttttaaggacACATTCACAAAAGCTACATACGGTATGTGTGCACAATTGATAGCAACCATAATTTTAGCTAACAGTGTAGTATTATATTTGTGATAATGCTTAAAAACCACAGATATAATTTTTGTTCCCATCAAAATCAGTGATAGAAATCAATTTGatttctaaatgaaaataagaaacaaatgttCAGACATTTAAAATCCATGAAAAGGCTtaactttgtttaaaaatttattttaaatgtaacgCTTACTACTCTAcctcacaacaaaaaaaaataataaaacaaaaacaagcccAACACTTATTTTCATGACAGTCGTACCTGGATTGAGGTTAATGTAAGTGGTTACGCTTGGAGCAATGTAAGCCACACCCACTGCTCGGGTCATCGTTTCTTCATCATAAAACACCATAAATTcatcatagtgtgtgtgtccaaaaaACTGCCCTGTTATAGTGCTCTCATACCTGATACAAAAAAGTTAAATCAGTTAAAGCTTAGTATGACCAAGAACCCTAAAATATCGGAATCAGTGACATTCAACATGTTTACAGAAACTCCAGAATCACATGGTCTGCAAAAAACATGACCGTAATTTCGAAGAGGACAGACACTTATTTGTATCTGAAAGGAAGTGCAACAAGGAAGTAGGAAAAAGTCCACATCTAAAGTCATGTGCTCATGATAAAATGAAGTCGACCAAGATATGGCACACAGACAGCTAGGTTAGTAGCAGTCATTTCTGGACGTACCTGTTCACAATGTGATAGTAATTCCAGCTCCAGCTGCTCAGACAAAGTCCAGGTGGGATGTGGCCAATAATGTGTACCTAGTAAGTTGGAAAGCATTCATTATGTGTCACTACAGATTACTAAAATATCCTTGTTAAAAACTAGGCCAGAATTTAAGTTCTACTTATATCGCATATACCATAGCACTTCcgaattcttgaatctgatttgTCAGAAGGTGATCAATTTCTATAAGGGTAACTCTAGTTGTCCCGAACACaaggtttatataaatgtattcattataCTGTAGAGTGTTATTGCATCTAGTAACAACTGTAGTATAGTAACAACAATACAGGGGCCTGTCTGGGGAACGCACCAGATTAAAGGAATTAAAAGAGTTTCTGTGTGGAAATATTAGCTTAGCATTTTTAAAAGGAGTCTCAAGTGTCAGTCTTTTATAAGAACGAGAGGTAAAGCTGTTGATCTATTCTACACTATTAGCttcaacacagaaaaaacatgCCAGCAAGTGATACATGTATATAGCCTCATTCATCATTCCTTATTCCATACGTATATGCATCATTCCttaggaaaaacaaaagaaaaaaatttaagtgTTGGCAAATTGATGTGTCTTGTTTTATTATGTGTTGTTTAAGTTTTGGTATCAAAAAGTTGTGGACAGAAGAACTTTTAGccttataaaaaaatatattggaTTGAACTTCAAGGCAGCTATCAACTACAGTCAGGAatcagatgtttatttaacaggaACTCCAACTAAGACTACAATTTTACCTTTTCTCCCTTATTTTCAGCCTCCTGCAAGATGTGCACAAGCCACTGGAGCTGGTCCGCTGGGTCTGTGGAATTCACCAACAGCCAGTAGTTCTCCCTCGCACAGAAGTTCATATTCAGGGACACCACCCGCAGACCTGGCTGCACTTGGGCCGTGTAGAAACCTCCTCGGCTGAAACAGAATTTCCAGCACTTAGTAAGTTTTcaacacttaatataatagTTAAAAGTGCCAGTGGTTATTTATACACAGCATACTCATGTATATCCAAACAGTGAGGCCccaaaataattacataattatagACAAGCATATAAAAAATCTCACCGTCTGGAGAATAATCTGAATTAATGATGCTTgaaggaaatgtttatttatttatttcttatttaattaatgaaatgattactTTTTAGCATTATGCTTACCGTAAAGTCTGCAAAGCTTGAGCAGGCAACCAGGGAGCCCATTCTTCTGCCATGGTATCATACAGCCATCGGGACGAGTGATTCCCACCCACAAATGGAGGAGGAAAGCTGTTGACTGGTGTGCTCTCGTGGTTGCCCACAGCTGGGTAAACAGTAATGTCAGGTCCAAGGTGCTTCCTGATCAGCTTGGAGATGGTGGACAGCTCTTTCAGCTGCTGTGCCCTCGTTTGGGACCATACATTGTGTGCAGGGATGTCCCCAGTCCAGTAGACCCAATCCCAGGGTCCTGCCTTGGCTACATTCTGCAGTAGGTTTTCTACTGTATGCAATGGGATGTCACACTTACTATAGGTACCCCAGTGACCTGCAGCACGGTGCCTCCAATTGGCTCTACCAGACTCATTCCTGCAGCACAAAGGCTGTTTGCAATCAGCTGCACTTCCCACCGAGTACTCCGCATCCCAGTGGATATCAGTGAGGAAAAGCACCCTGCTTTGTGGTGAGCCAGGTTTGGGTGGTGAGGGAGGGACCACTGGAGGTTTGGGAACACGAGGCAGGGTGATGTTCCAGGGGGCATAAATGTCAAAATGGCCACATGAGGTTCCCAAGAGTAAGGCACAGGCCTCTGAGGGCAAAAGAAGAGACTCCTGGAGGGCACGTATGAAGTCGCTACTGAACAGCTCTGTAATATTCCGGCACACATTTTTATCTGCTAGGTGCAAACGAATACAGGCTTCTCCTACTGCACGAGCCACATGTTCAATGTTCGTGTCACTctaaaataatagaaaacaaaagaaaacaattttaaaGTTGTAGGATTACAATAGTGACAACATGCAAAGGTTTTAAAATCTTACACGTTATACAGTGTCAGAGTTGAGGCACAAATTTCCGACAAAACTGTTTGACGAAGTGAGACAATGTGGTCAAAAGTTTCACACTTAGGGTAGTCATCACGAAACACAGTGCGAATATCCTCagcaacacactcacacaaagagAGTTAATAACAAGAACCGGATGAGTCATCACAGCTTTACAAAAATGAAAGCTACAACAGGTCAATAAGAGAACTAGATAAAACTGACATTATAACGGatgttaaaatctattttttgtgCCATATTTTTGAGCTCACCTATAAAGTGTCAGAACTGTTATATATCATTTCACTGTGCAACAGTCATTTTGGTGATATCTAACATAAATTCTACCTTGTTTGTGACCAAATCATCCGCATGACTGAATCCTTTCCATCTTTTTCACTGGGTAGTTCATGATACCATAAAAAAAATGGTATCGTTTTTGGAAGCCAGTTTAATAAGGACACTGTATAATATAATTACAATGTTTTGATGTTAGTAGAAATGTTTTGCTGAAAACACAAAATAGctcaaatgaacaaaacacaaatacagcTTCCTTACCAATAGGGCAATGTCCACCACGGTGAAAACAACCTTACACACCGGACAGCTAAGGTTGTGCCAGCTAAAGTGGACTTTAAATCGATCCAATGTGTTTACAACCATTCTGTCAGCCATGGGTCCTTCATCATGAAGAGGATAAGACGACCcgagagagaacaggagcaaAACAACTAATGTAATCAAATACATACTGTTCATCCTGAACGCCTAAATGTGCAGCTACATGTACAGAAGTGAGGAAGGAAAATTCTCAGCGATCCTCTCATGAAACACCAGATCTGTCGTCCAGAGATATTAAATCCAGCAGTGAAGTTGTCACTAGCTCCTAAAGAGCGTTTACACGTTTCTCATTGTCGTGACGCATGAATGACTTGTGTTTTCAGAGAGGAAGTCACAAATAACCACTAGATAGCAGTCCCACCCTAAACAAGCGAGAGACTGTGGTACAGTTAAGCAAACAGCAATAAGCTGTTGAAGCAGAATAAACCGGGCAGAATGTCCCTCTAGTTCATGGATTCCTGTCAAATTCCTACAACGTTGTGCTCCCTGGCTTTAATAAACACTGAGTCAGCTGACTGATCACGTGACACCGGCACTTTGAAGTTAACCATTTAAACACCAAAACTCCTTGttatttctgacattttatGTATAAACAAACTTTATGGAAGATTATGGAAGCTCATCTGAGCTAAGACTGTGTGATTGAGTCAACCTAATCAGTTCTGATCTGCAAAAAGGGATGTTTTTGTAGCTTTTATTTATCAAttgttcagaatcagaatcagaatcagatttgtTTGCCAAGTGTGTTGCACTATATAATACAAggtaatacagactatacaagacaatgcagatgtgatacaatagacggtatgagtattaaataggaatacagaatatatgactaatcagttatgtacataaagtgtgagaagtgcatggtagtgaaaataacaatattgtgcaatattatgcagcagcagtagtgtgtgtaagtgtagtatacggatgatgtgatgactgacagttctgataatgcagtacttattgATATGAAGCAGGAAATATAATTATgatgagttgttgatcagggtgattgcctggggaaaaaACTGTTCTTGtagtctggcagttttagtaagcaaagttctgtagcacctgccagaagggaggagctgaaagaggttgtgtccagggtgcaaagggtcagtggtgatttttcctgccaggtttctggttcttgtgttgtacaagtcctggagagtgggcagggaagcaccaattatttttttttctgctgttttaatcgtacgttgcagtctgtttctgtcctgttttgctgctgcaccaaaccagaggTTGATGGATGTGAACAGGGCAGATTCAATGACCGCattgtagaacagcatcaacagctcctgtggcagaccatacagtacttccttaattggtgtagaaagtacatcctctgctgggcctttttgatggtGCAGTTTATGTTTCaatcccatttcaggtcttgggaaatggtaatGCCCAaaaacttgaaggcctccacagatgacaccgggctgttggatattgtgagggggagtagtgttgaggggtctttcataaagtccactatcatctccacagttttaattattgataattcattatcaataattaattgcaattatatattgtaataaaaataattttctattaatttttttggtagcatgttatttaatctttaaaagtCTTTTGGAATACCATGATACATATGACCATgcaaaaatacaatataatgcaGTGTTTTGGGGGGGAACATGCAGGACAGGCAAAAGTGTGTAGAAAAGACAAGTGTGTAGaaaattctataaataaataaacaatatgcaaAATCACTGTGACCAACTTAAGCTcagtatgtatttttaaaagtttttatctTTGGGTTAACTGGTAACTGAATTGTGATTCTGTCATATTTTGTAACTCTACAATGTTTGTGCTTTGATGAATGTCTAGTTATGATCAATCATCCCtcaccttttttgttttttactgccTGTCCTTAGGTGTGCTATAGATTTACTGCTTTTGTAAACCAACCATCAGAACCTCAGAAGAAAAGGGTTATCAGTTTTGGCACATGAGTAACTGTAAAAGAACAGGAACTTGTCACAGCTACAAGCTGAGGTGTATAATCAAACTCATATAACTGGTGCAagcaagggcgtcgatttgggtagggacatgtccctaccaatatccagggaacactcaattgtccctagcaataattcaaCCAAGCCTAGATATATTTCACATAACCagtgatatccgtctgtgtcttgtgcttttttacttatttaatttaacatttatccaggaatcatatAAGATGAGAATATTTTACAActgcgttctgtaaaaaatagtgcaacttgtggaacacaaa
Coding sequences:
- the smpd1 gene encoding sphingomyelin phosphodiesterase, which translates into the protein MNSMYLITLVVLLLFSLGSSYPLHDEGPMADRMVVNTLDRFKVHFSWHNLSCPVCKVVFTVVDIALLSDTNIEHVARAVGEACIRLHLADKNVCRNITELFSSDFIRALQESLLLPSEACALLLGTSCGHFDIYAPWNITLPRVPKPPVVPPSPPKPGSPQSRVLFLTDIHWDAEYSVGSAADCKQPLCCRNESGRANWRHRAAGHWGTYSKCDIPLHTVENLLQNVAKAGPWDWVYWTGDIPAHNVWSQTRAQQLKELSTISKLIRKHLGPDITVYPAVGNHESTPVNSFPPPFVGGNHSSRWLYDTMAEEWAPWLPAQALQTLRRGGFYTAQVQPGLRVVSLNMNFCARENYWLLVNSTDPADQLQWLVHILQEAENKGEKVHIIGHIPPGLCLSSWSWNYYHIVNRYESTITGQFFGHTHYDEFMVFYDEETMTRAVGVAYIAPSVTTYINLNPGYRVYYIDGNYSDSSRLVLDHETFILNLTLANGFHDNSSWFPKPDPDPKWTLLYRASQAYGVPTMFPADWDALIRVFVANDQIFQQFWYFMHKGHVSEPCSDVCKHSILCYLRSGRYDLSEKCDQIDVKKQRGYSVRKSLC